The nucleotide sequence ATCCTAGCTGTAATGCTAAGTCACACAGGTCATAAATCCGTTGCCACCAAGCCGATCGCCGCTGGCTACGGGGATGCACTTCGCCGCTCAAGATGAGAATTTCGATAACAGGGTGCAGCGATTGCCGTAGCGATCGCAGTTGGGCTGCTGCTTGCTCAATTTCCAGCCAAGGACTTTGGTAGGGATCAGCCCGAAAGTTGCAGTAGGTGCAGCGATTGAAGCACTCATAGGTGGGCACCAACGTATAGGCAGGGCTATAGGTGATTAATCGTGACCCCAAACCAGCACCATCCTCCTCATCTACTCAGCCGCTGCATATGCCGAGGGATGCAGAGGCAGAATCTGTCCATTAACACTCCAGCCCAACAACATGGGTTCCTGGGGATGAATCACTTGATTGGTCAGTACGCAATACTCTTCTCGCTGAGCCGTTGCATTCACCACAGCTCGAATGTCCGATCGGCTCACATGGGGTTGAAAATTGCCCAACTTTTGATGGACATAGTTCCACAGAACATCTCGAATCAATGCTTGGTATCCCTGGTTGCCCGCTAACTCCTTCAGTTTCTCCTTTAACTCTCGTTCTAGGCGAATACTGGTGACCTCCATTTCAGTCGTAGAAGTGCGCGGTGCTGTTAACATCTCAGGTTTTAATCTCCTTGGCAAATCACAGTGAGCAAGCTGATACTAATCAACTTGTAACATAAGTGTAGTACGTTGCACCATGA is from Cyanobacteriota bacterium and encodes:
- a CDS encoding ribbon-helix-helix domain-containing protein, which gives rise to MLTAPRTSTTEMEVTSIRLERELKEKLKELAGNQGYQALIRDVLWNYVHQKLGNFQPHVSRSDIRAVVNATAQREEYCVLTNQVIHPQEPMLLGWSVNGQILPLHPSAYAAAE